Proteins from one Salmo salar chromosome ssa29, Ssal_v3.1, whole genome shotgun sequence genomic window:
- the LOC106590674 gene encoding peptidase inhibitor 15-A, whose translation MNAPHFSIDFLLLCISCGASVLAANSPTVSSMLPDTNFTDLGSAFNYGEADSENIILTRKKRYISQNDMLVILGYHNKVRGKVFPPASNMEYMTWDETLSKSAEDWAHACLWEHGPRHLLRFLGQNLSVRTGRYRSILQLVKPWHDEVKDYVFPYPRDCNPRCPLKCHGPMCTHYTQMVWATTNKVGCAVHTCQNMNIWGNVWKQATFLVCNYSSKGNWIGEAPYKVGVPCSACPPSYGGSCSNNMCFPALNTNYLQWFK comes from the exons ATGAATGCTCCGCACTTTTCCATAGACTTTCTGCTGCTGTGCATATCTTGCGGAGCAAGTGTATTGGCAGCGAACTCTCCCACCGTGTCCTCGATGCTGCCAGACACCAATTTCACCGACCTTGGCTCAGCGTTCAACTATGGAGAAGCAGACAGCGAGAATATTATTCTGACCAGGAAGAAGCGTTATATTTCCCAAAACGACATGCTTGTCATTCTTGGTTACCACAATAAAGTAAGAGGGAAAGTTTTCCCTCCGGCCTCCAATATGGAGTACATG acgtggGACGAGACCCTGTCTAAATCAGCGGAGGACTGGGCCCACGCGTGTCTGTGGGAGCACGGACCTCGACACCTCCTCAGGTTCCTGGGCCAGAACCTCTCGGTCAGGACCGGACG CTACCGCTCTATTCTCCAGTTAGTGAAGCCCTGGCATGATGAAGTGAAGGACTATGTGTTCCCATATCCCCGGGACTGCAACCCAAGGTGCCCCCTTAAATGCCACGGACCCATGTGCACACATTATACACAG ATGGTTTGGGCCACAACAAACAAAGTTGGCTGTGCTGTACACACCTGTCAAAATATGAACATATGGGGGAACGTGTGGAAACAAGCTACATTCTTAGTGTGCAACTATTCGTCCAA GGGGAACTGGATCGGAGAGGCACCCTATAAAGTAGGCGTCCCGTGCTCCGCCTGTCCCCCGAGCTACGGAGGGTCCTGTTCCAATAACATGTGCTTCCCAGCCCTCAACACAAACTATCTGCAGTGGTTCAAATAG